A genomic segment from Lujinxingia sediminis encodes:
- a CDS encoding alpha/beta fold hydrolase gives MKNTMKIAALSMVVGMAGIVGCGEQPAPDDTNTQIAQSLGDEAELRYARTRDQKDIAYRVIGDGDQDVVLVHGWMVSGAVYDNLIEELAGPDYRLIVPDLRGSGLSSMPNGGYSLRNYIKDMQAVIDDADADDFVLVGHSMGGALAQLYASSYDDDIEGLILMSPVPASGFPLPQESYDLFAAAAYDASLQELIIQISSVDIQPDDFAAMAADAAGVSPQAIRQALDSWTGADFADKLHKIDAETLILVSDDPFMNPALLQAAVGDLIEDSVVEYFPGSGHYLQVEDPASTAAHIDSFISGLD, from the coding sequence ATGAAGAACACGATGAAGATCGCAGCGCTCTCGATGGTGGTGGGGATGGCAGGCATCGTGGGCTGTGGGGAACAGCCCGCCCCGGACGACACCAACACGCAGATCGCGCAGTCGTTGGGGGACGAAGCCGAGCTTCGCTACGCGCGTACCAGGGATCAGAAAGACATCGCTTACCGCGTCATCGGCGATGGCGATCAGGATGTCGTGCTCGTGCACGGCTGGATGGTCTCCGGCGCGGTCTACGACAACCTCATTGAAGAGCTGGCCGGCCCGGACTACCGCCTGATCGTACCCGATCTTCGCGGCAGCGGGCTCTCCAGCATGCCCAACGGTGGCTACTCGCTTCGCAACTACATCAAAGACATGCAGGCGGTGATTGATGACGCCGATGCCGATGACTTCGTGCTCGTCGGGCACTCGATGGGCGGGGCCCTGGCCCAGCTCTACGCCTCCAGCTACGACGACGATATCGAAGGGTTGATCTTGATGTCGCCGGTGCCCGCGTCCGGCTTCCCCCTGCCTCAGGAGAGCTATGATCTCTTCGCGGCGGCGGCCTACGACGCCTCCCTCCAGGAGCTGATCATTCAGATCTCCAGCGTGGATATTCAGCCCGACGATTTTGCTGCGATGGCCGCAGATGCCGCGGGCGTCTCACCACAGGCCATCCGCCAGGCGCTCGACTCCTGGACCGGCGCTGACTTCGCCGACAAGCTCCATAAAATCGATGCCGAGACGCTCATCCTGGTCTCCGACGATCCCTTCATGAACCCGGCCCTGCTTCAGGCCGCCGTCGGCGACCTGATCGAGGACAGCGTGGTGGAGTACTTCCCCGGCAGCGGTCACTACCTCCAGGTCGAAGATCCCGCCTCAACCGCGGCACATATCGACAGCTTCATCAGTGGCCTCGACTGA
- a CDS encoding alpha/beta fold hydrolase, whose translation MKKILQLDGRTLAYHIHGEGSEDLVLVHGWMVSGAVFNRLLPLLDTRFRVIIPDHRGAGESASCATYGLEDYVADLDAISQHAGVSSFNLLGHSMGGQIAQLYAATYPEKVKKLALINTVPATGMQLPPEAHELFINAGEKREMLNAILGMATLDLPDGALEELLDDAMTIPADCVRQSYESWTGGGIEASLAKIQATTLVVGTDDPFLPHDFLKAAVVEPINDASFAVVSGAGHYPQVERSSELAALLNDFY comes from the coding sequence ATGAAGAAGATACTTCAGCTAGACGGCCGCACCCTCGCCTACCACATCCATGGCGAGGGCTCCGAAGATCTCGTGCTCGTGCATGGCTGGATGGTCTCCGGCGCGGTCTTCAATCGACTCCTCCCTCTCCTCGACACACGCTTCCGCGTGATCATCCCCGATCATCGCGGTGCCGGCGAGTCGGCCTCCTGCGCCACCTATGGCCTTGAGGATTACGTCGCCGACCTCGACGCCATCTCGCAACACGCCGGCGTCTCCTCCTTTAACCTCCTGGGCCACTCGATGGGCGGGCAGATTGCCCAGCTCTACGCGGCGACCTACCCGGAGAAGGTCAAAAAACTCGCGCTGATCAACACCGTCCCGGCCACCGGCATGCAACTTCCGCCCGAGGCCCACGAGCTCTTCATAAACGCCGGCGAAAAACGCGAGATGCTCAACGCGATTCTCGGCATGGCTACCCTCGATCTTCCCGATGGTGCGCTCGAAGAGTTGCTCGACGATGCCATGACGATCCCCGCGGACTGCGTCCGTCAGTCCTACGAGAGCTGGACCGGCGGCGGCATCGAAGCAAGCCTTGCGAAGATTCAGGCCACCACCCTTGTCGTCGGCACAGACGATCCCTTCCTGCCCCACGACTTCCTCAAAGCGGCGGTGGTCGAGCCCATCAACGACGCCTCCTTCGCCGTGGTCTCCGGCGCTGGCCACTACCCCCAGGTCGAGCGCAGCAGCGAGCTGGCCGCACTCCTCAACGATTTTTACTGA
- a CDS encoding response regulator produces the protein MAKILLVEDNEMNRDMLARRLQRRGFTVAVATDGQEAVNMSRSEAPDLILMDLSLPVMDGWEATRQIKAHAPTAKIPLIALTAHALESDRTKALDIGCDDFETKPVDIERLLGKMNAFLEG, from the coding sequence ATGGCGAAGATCCTCCTCGTAGAAGACAATGAAATGAACCGTGACATGTTGGCTCGTCGCCTTCAGCGCCGCGGCTTTACTGTGGCCGTGGCCACCGATGGTCAGGAAGCCGTCAACATGAGCCGCAGCGAAGCTCCCGATCTCATCCTGATGGATCTGAGCCTCCCGGTGATGGACGGCTGGGAAGCCACCCGCCAGATCAAGGCCCACGCTCCCACCGCCAAGATCCCTCTCATCGCACTGACCGCCCACGCCCTGGAGAGCGATCGCACCAAAGCGCTCGACATCGGCTGCGACGACTTTGAAACCAAGCCGGTCGACATCGAGCGACTGCTCGGCAAGATGAACGCCTTTCTCGAAGGCTGA
- a CDS encoding methyl-accepting chemotaxis protein: protein MSSWKKIAGVIGGVAVIGAGAALAQGAFLAAALVMLGGLASIAYTRSVLSPYGEVIDAVERLAQGDLTQPRLTLNLDGEVGRMATAVNQLLTQLRMLSEEATELANGYIGVRQLQSKVLETGQLSAVDLPASASQGDLNRSFAQLTNQLRRLTVKAYIIANDQLFNPALDEELPGELGDSFGMMVRNLRHLAGRARQIAGGDLTSQVEGDGDLTNVFNEMVTGLREVVEEIMRSALHVATSTEEMLQVLHQHENSAQHQAAKIRQTQLTVEGLFNSSDAIADSARQVSRAAEDTCQKNRQIGAHIQELNQHSERISEILKLIKSIADRSDLLALNASLEGARAGEAGKGFALVANEMRRLAENTMESVGAIKGLVGDIQDSARTTAVACQEGLDRSEETTEVATKIKVVTQDQRENTGEVNRAMEDLSRLVTNSVAGIRQVTVTASELATLSESLREMVERFDVGDRHGVERWKVEAPAPAANLQSTHG, encoded by the coding sequence ATGAGCAGTTGGAAAAAGATTGCTGGAGTCATCGGCGGGGTCGCCGTCATCGGCGCGGGCGCCGCGCTGGCGCAGGGCGCCTTTCTCGCCGCCGCGCTGGTCATGCTGGGCGGCCTGGCCTCGATCGCCTACACCCGCTCGGTGCTCAGCCCCTACGGGGAAGTCATCGACGCGGTCGAACGCCTGGCCCAGGGGGATCTCACCCAGCCCCGCCTCACGCTCAACCTCGATGGCGAAGTCGGCCGCATGGCCACCGCCGTCAACCAGCTCCTCACCCAGCTGCGCATGCTCAGCGAAGAGGCCACCGAGCTTGCCAACGGCTACATCGGCGTGCGTCAGCTCCAGAGCAAGGTCCTTGAAACCGGTCAGCTCTCGGCGGTTGATCTACCCGCCAGCGCCAGCCAGGGCGATCTCAACCGCAGCTTCGCCCAGCTCACCAACCAGCTGCGCCGGCTCACCGTCAAAGCCTACATCATCGCCAACGACCAGCTCTTCAACCCGGCCCTCGACGAGGAGCTCCCCGGCGAACTTGGTGACTCCTTCGGAATGATGGTGCGCAACCTGCGGCACCTGGCCGGGCGCGCCCGACAGATCGCCGGCGGCGACCTCACAAGTCAGGTCGAAGGCGACGGCGACCTCACCAACGTGTTTAACGAAATGGTCACCGGACTGCGTGAAGTCGTCGAGGAGATCATGCGCAGCGCCCTGCACGTGGCCACCTCCACCGAAGAGATGCTCCAGGTGCTCCACCAGCACGAGAACTCCGCCCAGCACCAGGCCGCCAAGATCCGCCAGACCCAGCTCACCGTCGAAGGCCTCTTCAACTCGTCGGACGCCATCGCCGACAGCGCCCGACAGGTCTCCCGCGCCGCCGAGGACACCTGCCAGAAAAACCGCCAGATCGGCGCGCATATCCAGGAACTCAATCAGCATAGCGAGCGCATCTCCGAGATCCTCAAGCTCATCAAAAGCATCGCCGACCGCTCCGACCTGCTGGCGCTTAACGCCAGCCTGGAAGGGGCCCGCGCCGGTGAGGCCGGCAAGGGCTTCGCGCTGGTCGCCAACGAGATGCGCCGCCTTGCCGAGAACACCATGGAGTCGGTCGGCGCCATCAAGGGCCTGGTCGGCGATATCCAGGACAGCGCCCGCACCACCGCGGTGGCCTGCCAGGAAGGCCTCGATCGTTCCGAAGAGACCACCGAGGTTGCCACAAAAATCAAGGTGGTTACTCAGGACCAGCGCGAGAACACCGGCGAGGTTAACCGCGCCATGGAAGACCTCTCGCGTCTGGTCACCAACTCGGTGGCAGGCATCCGACAGGTCACCGTAACCGCATCCGAGCTTGCGACCCTTTCGGAATCCCTGCGAGAAATGGTAGAGCGGTTCGACGTCGGTGATCGCCACGGTGTGGAGCGCTGGAAAGTTGAAGCGCCCGCGCCGGCGGCGAACCTGCAAAGCACCCACGGATGA